TAGGTAGATGTCGGGGGTGCTTTTGCTTTCCAGGTCACCCAGCCAACTAAAATAGCAACACCGCGGGACAGCAGCTCCCCTTCCTCGCCGTCCTCCCCCAGACACCATGCCTCTCGCCCGGCGTAGATGAGCCAGCTTCGGCGCGTTTCTGGAGGCCGCCTCGCCGCTGGACCCTCAGCATGCTGAAAACCCGCCAGTGTTTGCTCGGGATCCGCACCTTCCTCGGACTGACGTCCAAACTGTGGGGCTTCGTCTTGTACGTGCTCAGGAAGCACTTGAGGACGGTCAGTAGGCCCGAGTTCACTGGTGTAATGGTCTGGTCTCCCCAACAGGAACTGGGCAACGGGTGTCCAAAAGTGTGAAGCACACAAACAATGGCCATTAAAACGTGAAAGCGGCGACGGTGTTGGgtgtaaattaatgaatgatGTCCTACCAGTAAAAGatatgtcatgaaaataatgaaaattagGTGAATCGGTCTTTGACGTATGGGGGTTTTCGTTGGTGCATCAACGTAGATTAGAAGGGGTGCTAGTATCCTAGTGTGtgttgcctatgaaccagaagacccaggttcaagccccacttactaccatcgtgttcctgagcaagacacttgtctccaggggggactgtccctgtaactactgattgtaagttgctctggataagggctgtaaatgtagaatgtcTGGGTTGCTTGGCCGGTATAGGAGGCCGTCAGTTTGCtctgtaaaattattttttaaaggggTCTAGATATGATGAAGCTGCAGGTCAGTGGCTTGGCCGCATGTGGCGGGCAGAAGGAACAGCGGAGTCTGCCTGCCGCCAGGCCGGTGGTGGTTACCGGAAgacttacaaacacacaccgacTCATTCAGAGAAGTGCTGAAAGGGAATAAAACTGGCAGGTCTTGGCTTCTGCGTGCCACGcacggaggaaaaaaaaaaaaaaaaaaaaacacgttcagACGATGTGCACACAATTTGGGGTCTGGACCCCACTAACTCACATTTGACCTTTTTCTCTCTACAGATAATTCAGTATCAAACTGTTCGTTATGACGTATTACCTCTCTCCCCTGTGTCCAGAAACAGACTCAGTGAGTACCTCCCCTTAATGCAGTAGCAGTGCTTCTAGTGGAAAATATATCTAATGGAAGACCGGGttgagaatgtttttatgtaatGCTTTCTTTTATAtggcatttttatattatttaaaaaaaaaaaaaatagaccaGATTAAAAAGCTTTTGGTGGTACATCGTTTAGATGCTGTCAAACGCAAAATCCTGGTGCTGGACCTGGACGAGACCCTCATCCACTCGCACCACGACGGCGTCCTGCGACCCACGGTGCGGCCTGGCACGCCGCCGGACTTTGTCCTCAAGGCGAGACGCGACGAGCACATGCATCTTGTTTAGTCCAGACTGTAATGAAATTCTTGCATGATCTGATTTGAAGCAGATGGAATATTCAGGGCCATGTAATACCCGTCCTCACCATAGTCTGTTATCGTCCTGCAGGTAGTAATAGACAAACATCCTGTAAGGTTCTTCGTACATAAAAGACCACACGTGGACTTCTTTTTAGAAGTGGTgagtacgtttttttttttttgtttttttgttttttggtagGTGGGGTAACGTCATTTTGATGTGTAATTAACTTTGGTTTGGCCACACaaacgtgtgtgcgtgtgtctttcTCTGATCCTGCAGGTCAGCCAGTGGTATGAACTGGTTGTGTTCACAGCCAGTATGGAGATCTATGGCTCTGCCGTGGCAGACAAGTTGGACAATAATAAGGGTGTACTGAAACGCCGATACTACAGACAGGTATGGGCTTCCTTCGCATTCAGCATCAACAGCAAACCCCGCTTCCTACCGTGGTGTCCCAACAAGACagttgtggcagtggtggcctagtgggtaaggaagctgcCTCGTGATCGAAGGGTTACGGGTCCAAATTCCATAACTCCCGGCAActgccgctctggataagtgctgtaaatgtagatgtataACACTAATTCCAACAAAGTTGCGATGCCgtgtaatatgtaaataataaaagataTTCACAGACGAAAATAGAAACCATATTGGATATTGAAGCATCTGAtacattttacactttaatGAGAAATATTAGTGAATTTTTACCTTTATTGCAGCATCTTAGAAAGTATAGATCTGAAGGTAAAAATTGTGAATACTTTGAATATTTTGTACAtataatgacaaataaaatcacCTTTGTCACATGATGGTAGCAGTTTGAAGATTTTCCCCGCtgtcctacatttacagcatttatcagactcccttatccagagcgacttacggtcagtagttacagggacagtccccctgtggagacactcagggttaagtgtcttgctcagggacacaatggtagtaagtggggtttgaacctgggttttccgGTTCaaagccgagtgtgttacccgctaggctactaccaccccttaggCACCGTTTGATGTAGATGTTCTGTAGGGAGGTGCAAAGCTTCCAGTTAGGACGATCTCAATAGCACCGTTGTAGAACATACCGAAGCAATGTCTGCGTGCAAGAAACTATTTAATCAATAATAGAGGCCTTAAttctgcactgcattaaaaacgCATGTTATTCCGTCCTGGGAATGGCTGCATGGGAGCAGGaacttttttgcacatttggaaaaaataataatattttaggtgtgttttgtttttgtcggTCAGCACTGCACTTTGGACCTGGGCAGCTACGTTAAGGACCTGTCAGTGGTTCACAGTGACTTATCCAGCATAGTAATTTTGGACAATTCACCTGGAGCTTACCGCAGCCACCCGGGTGAGTTAAACTTGCGCCAGTTAACAGAGACGTTTCTACGAAAtctgattgattttttttttttcccctctcctccCATCCCACAGACAATGCAATTCCCGTAAAATCGTGGTTCAGTGACCCAAGTGACACAGCACTTTTAAACTTGCTGCCCATGTTGGACGCACTGAGGTGAGGTCAATTGTGTCTCAGCGCTCCTCGAACTTTTCGTGATGATCAGCactttagaaaatatttggttGAACAGCACAGGCTTTTTTTCTAAACTAGTTTAAACAGGAGGCAATTAATTTCCCAAAATGAATACTATTTATTGTTGACTGTCCTCAGCTGCCAATACTACAGTCAAATACAAGGAATTATAGTAATACTTAATAAGAATAAGTAATATTAACAGCTTAACACTATAGGGGAACCAGAGGACcactattgtttttttattaatctattATTCTCTCTCCCTTTTGAAGGTTTACCTCAGATATCCGATCCGTCCTGAGTCGAAATCTCCACCAACATCGCCTTTGGTGATTTgttcggttttttttttaaactgactCTCGTTGGCTGCTCGTTGCCTCCACACCGATGACATGTTCAAGCCTTCATCATGTGCGACTCCagtggagaagtgaagtgacacgACTGGCTACCTAAAGTGTGAGGAAGGTGGAGTTTGAGAAAGGCAAGCTATTGCAGAAACTAAAGCAGAGaggctgtcttttttttttttttctctttcccctCATCATGCAGAATGGGATCTCTGCCTTACAGTCCTCTGTGTGTTCATGTTGAGTGTTTGTGCAAATAGGTGGGAGAGCATTTTCACGTtgactttttattcttttctcttttttttttttttttttcctccccctcttCTTTTATTAATGCGTTGAGCACTTATTCCCTCCACAGCACATAGGTTTTATTTTCGACTCTGTctttccctctctgtctctgtttgCCACCTCAGGTATTGTCGTGTCCATGGgctttaagtattttttttttttaaaaccacggTTGTGATGAGCTCTTGCAGGATATACCAGTGGATGAATCATTAGcaatatttatcatttatcgGAGTATACAGATTTTTACTGAGAAGGGCGAATGAAGTGCGCTTCTCAAAAAATTGAGATTGTATTGTAAATGGAAACattctttttcataaaaaaagaaaaaagtgcagCCACAACATACAAATGCTTTTGTTTCTTAGATGGAATACTTTGGGTGCAAAAGAAATTGTTCTTCACAAAACATGCGGCATTAGCCTTATTAGCCCTACAACTGGAAGCTCTGTTTTTGTATGACGCTGTTGAACGCGAAATAAACAgacctgcactttttttttttagaactaaGTCAGTCATTTTTCTCCTCCCGTGTCTCCTTGCTTCTTGTGAAATGTTTCTGTGAACCTTTTGTCTGGCAGGGGGCCGAGACAACACCCCTCCTCCATATGTAGGGCAGGTGAGCAGATAcgaggttttatttattaagcgCAAATGCATCCCGATTCGTGGCGGGCTGCATGAGGACTTCAGCCATGTTAAGAAGTAATATTACAGACTGTAAGCAAAATGACCCATCAATCAATCGGTACGTGTCCGCCCCATTCatattttatgaatatgaaatgtAGCCAATAGGGTCAGTAAATTGGAGACATAGATTTGAGGTGAAAAATGTCAGGTTCCAGATGGCCATACAGTACATATCCGTTGGGCCTTCCTACAGGAGAATCCATGAGCGAAAAAACAGATGCAAAGCCTTATAAACCCTTCAATAACATACAAATGCCAGATGAGATTGCACCAAAAACCTTTGCATAGTCTCCGGGAGTTACAGGGATGTTATATTGTGGTAAAAATTCTTTGGAAAAATGAACTAATCAGCCAAAAGAATGTTGTGGAGCCAATGATAATGAAAAATGTAGATTGTCCTTATTGCTccatataaaatatttgtggGATTGAGGAATTGTGTTTGTAGATGGGAGACCAACCGCGTCAAACCTTCTCAATGAACGCGTTTAAttcccaacttctcccacaccacccctctgctacgttccctccaccggctcccagtagctgcacgcatcaggttctaaatactgatgctggcctacaaagccaaacatggagcagcaccatcctacctcacagcccttattacacctcacactgcacctcgtatactccgagcctccggtactgctcgcctggtccctccatctctgaaggtaaaaggaagacgctcatctagactcttctccgtcttggcccctcggtggtggaatgaacttccagctcagtcactgagcaccttcacacgacagctcaagaccttcctctttagagaatatttagatgaacttgtaaccttcttattgtctgacttctgtatagactctacaacagagtgaataaaaagattgtattcatagttggggggtcctagtgaaccagaactgatcacttcatcgatggtaacatggaagcacgttgtaagtcgctctggataagggcgtctgccaaatggcttaaatgtaactgtttaaTTGCTGGCTTGTGATTGGCCAGTGTCTTGCTGCGTGCCGATTGGTCCGCCTGAGATCATGATCTACATGTGAATTCCGGTCGTGACGGCCTCTCTCGGGTCAGACAGGACCTAATTTGAGGCCAAAGTCCGGAGCGTCCATCGGACTTTCGGGACACGATCTTTCGGTCGGTCGTGaccgctccctccctccctccctccctccgtctcgCTGTTGCTGCGCAGCTTCACTCCCTCTTCCCGGTGTTCTGacgttcctcctcctcctcctcctcttcctccgcctCCTCGAACGCAGCCGTCAGCTTATCGCGGGTCGCTGGTAAACACAAGCCTCGCCTGGCCATGAAGTTCGTGTACAAGGAGGAGCATCCGTTCGAGAAGAGGAGGTCGGAGGGGGAGAAGATCAGGAAGAAATACCCGGACAGAGTGCCCGTGAGTCGCCGCGACCCCTCGCCCTGTTGTGCTAGCCGCTCCCCGGCTAACTCGCTAGCGGTCGGATGACGAAGTGAAACGAGCCGGTGCGAACGTCTCGATTTGAGGGGGGACGTCGCTGCGGTAAAACGCGCTTTACGCCTCGGATACGAAGCAGCGAACGGCCCGGAACCTGCAGGCGTTCCACACAAGTCGGCTTTCTGCACAAATCGACCATGTAGCGTGCGGTTTCACCCCTGAAGGTCTGATAAGAGTCGCGTTgggtgtttttcatttttatttattttatttgccccCAGGTGATCGTGGAGAAAGCTCCTAAAGCCAGGATAGGAGATCTGGACAAAAAGAAGTACCTGGTACCATCTGATCTAACAGGTAATTTAATACTTAATGACGTATGCGGGGCCAGGCAATGCAGGTAAATGCCAAGGGCGCCAtccaccagggggcgccactAACGAAGgtggaaatataaaaaaaagtttgtattAACGTAACTTGGTATgaaaagcctattaagtagtaataGAACTAATAATAACTCCCCCTccactacggcaagccaacagggccaataatcgGCAGGTTCGCCATGGGGTTTTAAAAGCAAcgacgttaaaaaaaaaaacgacattttGTTGCAAAGGAGCAGCGTAAAAACACCGTTTAATCCTCAACGGGAGGATTGGCATTCTGGGGGCCGCCACCCACAATCCAAACCTATATACATATAGTTTCTACTGACCTTCAGTTGATGGGGGGATTTTGAAGGTGCAATTTAAGGTTCTGGACTGGATGTGAGCATCAGATTGCCGATTGGAACACTTGCATTAAAGCACGTCATATTTACTGATGGCCCCTGAACATGTCCAGAATTAGAAAGTAGGGTacgtgacagctgtcaatcatgcatacaGGGTCTGTGATTTCAGATAAGCACCCTTTTGCTGATTCTATCTTTTCATACCTACTATAAGTCTTGAAGACGAACTCTCCATACGCTATGTCTATTATAGCTCTGAAGTCAGGCCCATCCTGACATTTCTTTCTATGCCTGGAATGTGATGACCTTAGCtgaatattgtgtatgtgtgtttttttttttttttttttttgtccagtggGACAGTTCTACTTTCTAATCCGGAAAAGGATCCATCTGAGGGCAGAAGAtgcccttttcttttttgtcaacAATGTCATTCCACCCACATCAGCCACCATGGGGCTACTTTATCAGGTTCTTACCACTTTCTTACTTTATCTGTCTACTGGTTGGTCCcatttcatatttgtatttaattggTTTTATTTTCCTGTGTTACAGGAGCACCACGAGGAAGACTTTTTCCTTTACATTGCCTACAGCGATGAAAGTGTGTATGGAGTAAATAGTGTGGGAGCCAAGTGATGTTTCACAGCTTATCCTCGGTGTGCCGAAACCTGTAACACCGAAAACAAgatataaatcatttaaatgacCCTGCCACCCACTTTCACATGACATTGCCTATTCAGTCTTATTTTAGCACTCTGCCACACCATATTTTTTGCCTTGTTTCACTGGTTCAGTTCACACTCACTCCATACATCACCTGGACATTTAAAGTCATACCACTACTacttaaatataatatttttaaagagTACACTTAATGTTAATGCAACATTGCCATAATTatttgtgtattatgtatttaattCATAATTCCCTGCCAGTTACTTTAAAGTTTTCATGAGACTTCCTGTACATCTTTAAGCTATCACCTTGAATATAATTGAGTTTTTCTGCTATTCTTTAGtatttcttctgtttgtttcaATTTTATTCCATGCACAGCTGTGTTTGTAAATGGTTCTTGCATCCATTATAAAGTTGATGGACAAAAACTGGTTTATgccctgttttgtttttttgcga
The window above is part of the Denticeps clupeoides chromosome 6, fDenClu1.1, whole genome shotgun sequence genome. Proteins encoded here:
- the LOC114792551 gene encoding CTD nuclear envelope phosphatase 1A isoform X1 translates to MLKTRQCLLGIRTFLGLTSKLWGFVLYVLRKHLRTIIQYQTVRYDVLPLSPVSRNRLNAVKRKILVLDLDETLIHSHHDGVLRPTVRPGTPPDFVLKVVIDKHPVRFFVHKRPHVDFFLEVVSQWYELVVFTASMEIYGSAVADKLDNNKGVLKRRYYRQHCTLDLGSYVKDLSVVHSDLSSIVILDNSPGAYRSHPDNAIPVKSWFSDPSDTALLNLLPMLDALRFTSDIRSVLSRNLHQHRLW
- the LOC114792551 gene encoding CTD nuclear envelope phosphatase 1A isoform X2, translated to MLKTRQCLLGIRTFLGLTSKLWGFVLYVLRKHLRTIIQYQTVRYDVLPLSPVSRNRLNAVKRKILVLDLDETLIHSHHDGVLRPTVVIDKHPVRFFVHKRPHVDFFLEVVSQWYELVVFTASMEIYGSAVADKLDNNKGVLKRRYYRQHCTLDLGSYVKDLSVVHSDLSSIVILDNSPGAYRSHPDNAIPVKSWFSDPSDTALLNLLPMLDALRFTSDIRSVLSRNLHQHRLW
- the LOC114792257 gene encoding gamma-aminobutyric acid receptor-associated protein, producing MKFVYKEEHPFEKRRSEGEKIRKKYPDRVPVIVEKAPKARIGDLDKKKYLVPSDLTVGQFYFLIRKRIHLRAEDALFFFVNNVIPPTSATMGLLYQEHHEEDFFLYIAYSDESVYGVNSVGAK